In Nitrospira sp., one genomic interval encodes:
- a CDS encoding aldo/keto reductase, with product MQYVHLGRSGLRVSRLCLGTMNFGPQTGEADSARIMDQALDAGINFFDSANVYGWKVGEGVTEQIVGRWLAQGSRRRERVVLATKVYGRMGDWPNQSRLSALHIKQACEASLRRLQTDYIDLYQMHHVDRECPWEEIWQAMEQLCREGKVLYVGSSNFAGWHLAQAQELAKSRHFLGLVSEQSLYNLLERTIELEVIPACQAYGIGLIPWSPLARGLLGGALQTDSTGRRATEDVRKDIEAHRTQLEAYERLCQDIQHSPSRVALSWLFHQPAVTAPIIGPRTEAQLTDALGCLDIALSAETLKALDELFPGPGGAAPEAYAW from the coding sequence ATGCAATACGTTCATCTCGGTCGATCGGGACTTCGTGTCAGCCGTCTCTGCCTCGGCACGATGAATTTCGGGCCGCAGACCGGCGAAGCCGACAGTGCTCGCATCATGGACCAGGCGCTGGACGCCGGGATCAATTTTTTCGACAGCGCCAATGTCTATGGATGGAAAGTCGGCGAAGGAGTGACTGAACAGATCGTCGGCCGCTGGCTGGCGCAAGGCAGCCGACGCCGTGAGAGGGTGGTGCTGGCCACGAAGGTCTACGGCCGCATGGGCGACTGGCCCAATCAGTCGCGCCTTTCGGCCTTGCACATCAAACAGGCGTGCGAAGCTAGTCTACGACGGCTGCAGACGGACTATATCGACCTCTATCAAATGCACCATGTCGATCGCGAATGCCCCTGGGAGGAAATCTGGCAGGCCATGGAGCAGCTTTGCCGCGAGGGCAAGGTGCTCTACGTGGGGAGCAGCAACTTCGCGGGCTGGCACCTCGCCCAAGCTCAGGAGCTGGCGAAATCGCGCCACTTCCTCGGGCTCGTTTCAGAACAAAGCCTCTACAATCTGCTCGAACGGACGATCGAACTCGAAGTCATCCCCGCCTGTCAGGCCTATGGGATCGGGCTCATCCCCTGGAGCCCCTTAGCGCGTGGTCTGCTCGGCGGCGCCCTGCAAACCGACTCGACCGGACGACGGGCGACCGAGGATGTTCGGAAAGATATCGAAGCCCATCGCACACAACTCGAAGCCTATGAGCGCCTGTGCCAAGACATCCAACACTCGCCGTCCCGAGTCGCCCTGTCCTGGCTGTTCCACCAACCGGCAGTGACGGCCCCCATCATCGGCCCCCGGACGGAAGCGCAACTCACCGATGCGTTAGGATGTCTGGACATTGCGTTATCGGCGGAAACACTCAAGGCCTTGGACGAACTGTTCCCTGGCCCGGGAGGCGCGGCTCCGGAAGCCTATGCCTGGTGA
- a CDS encoding DUF1015 domain-containing protein: MAHIIPFRGTLYNPATVGDVRQVVAPPYDIIDSTLQKTLHDRNPHNVIRLELGYEQAGDGPSSNKYTRAAAALKDWMAAGALQRDADPALYYHTIEYQPPYSAPGTPTRLFKGFLATMQLEEFSSGKILPHENTRAAAKTDRLNLLEACRANFSPIISLYSDPQNDVLTLLEQSIGSSKPRIDFQDDVGFRQRLWSVTDPAVLAKVVALMHTKPLFIADGHHRYETALNYRRARRQEAGSATGPQPYDNVFMLFASLEDKGLTVLPTHRVLTTRVPAVAEAKNLLEKTCEIQSYAWNSGNETGVRRDFLEALRSRGQSAPVFGLAVQKDQAYHLLTLRSELRPSKATSPRDRLDVSLLQQHVVTALCPTQQEQEAILYTKDDHEALDWVLKGTGTAALLLNPTKVAEVQAVASAGERMPHKSTYFFPKPLTGLVMNVMEG; this comes from the coding sequence ATGGCACACATCATTCCCTTCCGCGGCACTCTCTATAACCCTGCAACCGTCGGCGATGTCCGGCAGGTCGTCGCGCCACCCTACGATATTATCGACAGCACGCTGCAGAAGACGTTGCACGACCGCAACCCACACAACGTCATCCGTTTGGAGTTGGGATATGAACAGGCCGGCGACGGCCCGTCGAGCAACAAATACACCCGCGCCGCGGCGGCTCTCAAGGACTGGATGGCCGCAGGAGCACTCCAGCGGGATGCGGACCCGGCCCTGTATTATCACACCATCGAATATCAGCCCCCCTACTCGGCGCCCGGCACTCCGACCCGTCTCTTCAAGGGCTTTCTGGCCACGATGCAATTGGAGGAGTTCAGCTCCGGGAAGATTCTCCCGCATGAAAATACCAGGGCCGCCGCAAAGACCGACCGCTTGAACCTGCTCGAGGCCTGCCGGGCCAATTTCAGCCCCATCATTTCGCTCTATTCGGACCCGCAGAACGACGTGCTGACGCTCTTGGAACAATCCATCGGATCGAGCAAGCCGCGCATCGATTTCCAGGACGATGTGGGGTTCCGCCAACGCCTGTGGAGCGTGACCGATCCCGCCGTCCTTGCAAAGGTCGTGGCGCTGATGCACACCAAGCCGCTGTTCATCGCCGATGGGCACCATCGGTACGAAACAGCCCTGAACTATCGCCGCGCCAGGCGGCAAGAGGCCGGCAGCGCGACCGGCCCGCAGCCCTACGACAACGTATTCATGCTGTTTGCGAGCTTGGAAGACAAGGGCCTCACCGTCCTACCGACCCATCGCGTGCTGACCACCCGCGTGCCGGCCGTCGCCGAGGCGAAGAATCTGCTCGAAAAAACGTGTGAGATTCAGTCGTACGCGTGGAACTCCGGCAACGAGACCGGCGTCCGACGGGATTTTCTTGAGGCATTGCGCAGCCGCGGCCAATCGGCGCCCGTGTTCGGGTTGGCGGTGCAGAAGGACCAGGCTTATCACCTGTTGACGCTCCGCTCGGAACTGCGCCCTTCGAAGGCCACGTCCCCGCGCGACCGGCTTGATGTGTCGCTGTTGCAGCAGCACGTCGTGACAGCACTCTGTCCCACTCAGCAGGAACAGGAAGCCATCCTGTACACAAAAGACGACCACGAAGCGCTGGACTGGGTTCTCAAGGGCACCGGCACCGCCGCGCTGCTCCTGAACCCGACCAAGGTGGCCGAAGTGCAGGCCGTCGCATCGGCCGGCGAGCGTATGCCGCACAAGTCGACGTATTTCTTCCCGAAGCCATTGACCGGCCTGGTCATGAACGTCATGGAAGGCTGA
- a CDS encoding glycoside hydrolase has translation MKTIQLCFLWHMHQPYYTDPVSGSASMPWVRLHATKAYYDMAFLLERFPHVRSTFNFTPSLLLQLEEFSTGRVRDLFLEYAQRPAADLTPTEKAFLIRHFFSANWATMVRPFARYQELLVKRGIDVRGEDLDRLAKQFSAQELLDLQVWHNLAWFGYGTLQDFPRLQELRSKNRGFTEEDKQEVLALQQTAIARIVPMYRTLRARGQIELTTTPFFHPILPLVIDTEFTRRARPDLPLPARFHAPADAEAQVQRAIAYHTHTFGHAPVGLWPSEGSVCPELLPILHKAGIRWLATDEGILYRSLQATNHAWNRHYHLYQPYVAGAPDRPVTMVFRDRDISDAFGFVYHKTTPESAADDVLRRIRSLAYDIPMERGVIAIILDGENPWEHYHDGGEHFLSLLYRAFQPDGLRLGQGIQVQMETMSRALGSTPPTQHLDHLHSGSWINQDFKIWIGHQEDNRGWDLLQHTRARLTEVTPSLPPDRARAAWDELYAAEGSDWFWWYGDDFDTDYKQEFDRLFRTHLRNVWTYAGLTPPDILNQSLLETRLPQGLDQVRQPLAFIHPILDGTISNFFEWRGAGSINPNPPLGAMWKSEGFFSAIFFGFDREQFYLRLDPDDRSQARPESCTLDLHVGTGGRQFRLSCTLSPSESASVLLAEANEAGTYRPLRSYDSIAMKKILELGFPFKDLEIEVGQEVRLSLTLSEQGMEVARYPHHNPVVFTRPGDDFEAAMWRV, from the coding sequence ATGAAGACCATTCAGCTCTGCTTCCTCTGGCACATGCACCAGCCGTACTACACGGACCCCGTGAGCGGGTCCGCCAGTATGCCCTGGGTGCGGCTGCATGCCACCAAGGCTTACTATGACATGGCCTTTCTACTCGAGCGTTTCCCCCATGTCCGCTCCACGTTCAATTTCACGCCGTCGCTGCTGCTTCAGCTCGAGGAATTCTCCACCGGCCGCGTCCGGGACCTCTTTCTGGAGTATGCCCAACGCCCAGCCGCAGACCTGACGCCGACGGAAAAGGCCTTCCTGATTCGCCATTTTTTCTCGGCGAACTGGGCGACCATGGTCCGCCCGTTCGCCCGTTACCAGGAACTCCTGGTGAAGCGCGGCATCGACGTTCGCGGAGAGGACCTGGACCGTTTGGCCAAACAATTTTCCGCCCAGGAATTACTGGATCTGCAGGTATGGCACAACCTCGCCTGGTTCGGCTACGGTACGCTTCAAGACTTTCCTCGCTTGCAGGAGTTACGTTCCAAGAACCGCGGGTTCACGGAAGAAGACAAACAGGAGGTCTTGGCCCTTCAACAGACGGCGATCGCCCGCATCGTGCCGATGTACAGGACCTTGCGGGCGCGGGGCCAGATCGAGCTGACGACCACCCCGTTTTTTCATCCGATCCTGCCGTTGGTGATCGACACGGAGTTTACGCGTCGCGCCAGACCGGATCTGCCGCTGCCGGCTCGGTTTCATGCGCCCGCCGACGCAGAGGCCCAGGTGCAGCGGGCCATCGCCTACCACACACACACCTTCGGGCATGCGCCTGTCGGCCTCTGGCCGTCGGAAGGCTCGGTCTGTCCGGAATTGCTGCCGATCCTTCACAAAGCGGGAATCCGATGGCTGGCCACGGACGAAGGCATCCTCTACCGAAGCCTTCAGGCGACCAACCACGCATGGAACCGTCATTACCACCTCTACCAACCCTATGTCGCAGGTGCACCGGATCGGCCGGTCACCATGGTATTCCGCGACCGCGACATCTCCGACGCGTTCGGGTTTGTGTACCATAAGACCACCCCGGAATCCGCGGCCGACGATGTCCTCCGACGAATCCGCAGCCTTGCTTATGACATTCCGATGGAGCGCGGCGTCATTGCGATCATCTTGGATGGGGAAAATCCCTGGGAGCACTATCATGATGGGGGAGAACACTTCCTCTCCCTCCTCTATCGCGCGTTTCAGCCTGACGGACTTCGTCTGGGACAAGGCATCCAAGTCCAGATGGAAACCATGAGTCGAGCGCTGGGGAGCACCCCTCCCACACAACATCTCGATCATCTCCACTCCGGCTCCTGGATCAACCAAGATTTCAAGATCTGGATCGGCCACCAGGAAGACAATCGTGGATGGGATCTCCTGCAACATACCAGGGCACGCCTGACAGAGGTGACGCCGTCGTTGCCGCCCGACCGGGCACGTGCCGCCTGGGACGAACTCTATGCCGCCGAGGGCAGCGACTGGTTCTGGTGGTACGGCGACGACTTCGACACCGACTACAAACAGGAGTTCGATCGCCTGTTCCGCACCCACCTGCGAAATGTATGGACCTATGCCGGACTGACACCGCCGGACATCCTGAACCAGTCGCTGCTGGAAACACGCCTGCCGCAAGGTCTGGACCAAGTGCGGCAACCGCTGGCCTTTATTCACCCTATCCTCGACGGCACCATCTCCAACTTTTTCGAGTGGCGGGGGGCCGGCAGCATCAATCCCAATCCGCCGCTGGGAGCGATGTGGAAATCCGAAGGGTTTTTCAGCGCCATTTTCTTCGGATTCGACCGCGAACAGTTCTACCTCCGGCTTGATCCGGACGACCGCTCCCAAGCCCGCCCAGAGAGTTGTACCCTCGATCTACACGTCGGAACCGGCGGCCGACAATTCAGACTGTCCTGCACACTCTCCCCCAGCGAATCGGCGTCGGTGTTGCTGGCCGAGGCGAATGAGGCCGGCACCTATCGGCCCCTCCGATCCTACGACAGCATCGCCATGAAGAAGATTCTCGAGTTGGGCTTCCCCTTCAAGGATCTGGAAATCGAGGTGGGGCAAGAGGTACGGTTGTCCCTGACGCTTTCGGAGCAGGGAATGGAAGTTGCGCGGTATCCCCATCACAATCCGGTGGTCTTCACCAGGCCGGGCGACGACTTTGAAGCTGCGATGTGGAGAGTCTAG
- a CDS encoding NDP-sugar synthase: MKAMILAAGFGTRLKPLTDVTPKPLLPVAGTPMIVWNLRLLKRHGFREVVINLHHLGALIERALGDGGQYGLQITYSREPVILGTGGGIKQAEAFFAGEPVLVLNGDTLFELDLSALMKFHRAQQAAATLVLRKDPEAARWGLVEVSKRGDVLRITGRGREVLETAVPRMFAGIHILHPRLLQSVPVGCESSIIDAYVRGIQEGERIMGYDFDGYWSDVGTPERYAQVERDAATGLLSLSARSVGRSELC; encoded by the coding sequence ATGAAAGCCATGATCCTCGCAGCGGGTTTCGGCACGAGGCTGAAACCGCTGACCGACGTGACGCCCAAGCCGCTCTTGCCGGTGGCGGGTACGCCCATGATCGTGTGGAACCTGCGGCTGCTGAAACGTCATGGGTTTCGGGAAGTAGTGATCAACCTGCACCACTTAGGTGCGTTGATCGAGCGGGCGCTGGGGGATGGGGGGCAATACGGCCTGCAGATCACCTATTCGCGCGAGCCCGTTATCCTCGGGACCGGAGGGGGAATCAAGCAAGCGGAGGCGTTCTTTGCGGGAGAACCGGTCCTCGTCCTCAACGGCGACACGCTCTTCGAACTGGACCTGAGTGCGCTGATGAAGTTCCATCGCGCTCAGCAGGCTGCAGCCACCCTCGTATTGCGAAAGGATCCGGAAGCGGCCCGTTGGGGGTTGGTGGAAGTGAGCAAACGAGGTGACGTCCTCAGAATCACCGGGCGAGGCCGAGAGGTATTGGAAACGGCCGTGCCGCGCATGTTCGCCGGCATCCATATCCTGCACCCACGCCTCCTGCAATCGGTGCCGGTTGGATGCGAGAGTTCCATCATTGATGCCTATGTGCGGGGGATTCAGGAGGGCGAGCGGATCATGGGGTATGATTTCGACGGCTATTGGAGCGATGTGGGCACGCCGGAACGGTACGCGCAGGTTGAGCGGGATGCGGCGACCGGGCTGCTTAGCCTTTCGGCACGAAGCGTCGGCCGTTCGGAGCTATGCTAA
- a CDS encoding phosphotransferase yields the protein MTTTNPAVPATPLASPDPERLARTLATRLPFHAELIALTQLAGDASNRRYFRLMVKGEPPSLILMQLADPEGFKKSEEAVSGAAVSIAELPFTNVLTHLRRTGVTVPQLHYYDRHAGLLYLEDFGDLTLAEACREATPAVREALYRSAIDQLVQFQVKGTTPPAPGCLAFHRRFDVPLLMWEFDHFLEYGITARLGQSMTLSDEQAIRAEFHRIAELLANQLQVFVHRDYHSRNLMVDGERIGIIDFQDALMGPATYDLASLLKDAYIELEEPLVDRLVDYFLDGLSAQGQPWADRATFRRLFDFTSIQRNLKAAGRFVYIDRVKHNPKFLADIPRVLGYVKRNLAKYPELATLRRLLTPYVAELQ from the coding sequence ATGACGACGACAAACCCAGCGGTCCCTGCCACGCCCCTCGCATCACCCGATCCCGAGCGGCTCGCCCGTACCTTGGCGACCCGCTTGCCGTTCCACGCCGAGTTGATCGCGCTGACCCAGCTTGCCGGCGATGCGTCCAATCGTCGCTATTTCCGGCTTATGGTGAAGGGGGAGCCCCCCTCGTTGATTCTCATGCAACTGGCCGATCCCGAGGGCTTCAAGAAATCGGAAGAGGCTGTGAGCGGGGCCGCAGTCTCCATTGCGGAATTACCCTTCACGAATGTGCTGACGCATCTCCGCAGAACCGGGGTCACGGTGCCGCAGCTTCATTATTATGATCGTCACGCCGGCCTGCTGTATCTCGAAGATTTCGGCGATCTCACGTTGGCCGAAGCCTGCCGTGAGGCGACTCCCGCCGTGCGGGAGGCGCTGTACCGCAGCGCGATCGATCAACTGGTGCAATTCCAGGTCAAGGGCACCACTCCGCCGGCACCGGGCTGCCTCGCCTTCCATCGGCGATTCGATGTCCCCTTGCTGATGTGGGAGTTCGACCATTTTCTGGAATACGGCATCACCGCGCGTCTTGGGCAATCCATGACCCTATCCGACGAGCAGGCGATCCGCGCGGAGTTTCACCGGATTGCCGAGCTGCTGGCGAATCAGCTCCAGGTGTTCGTGCATCGGGATTACCACTCACGCAACCTGATGGTCGACGGGGAGCGTATCGGCATCATCGATTTTCAGGATGCGTTGATGGGGCCTGCGACGTACGACCTCGCATCCCTCTTGAAAGATGCCTATATCGAGCTGGAGGAGCCGCTGGTGGATCGCCTCGTCGATTACTTCCTGGATGGCTTGTCGGCGCAAGGACAGCCCTGGGCCGATCGTGCAACCTTCCGCCGTCTGTTCGACTTCACCAGCATCCAACGGAACTTGAAGGCAGCCGGACGGTTTGTCTATATCGACCGAGTGAAGCACAATCCCAAGTTCTTGGCGGACATTCCCCGCGTGCTCGGGTATGTGAAGCGCAACCTTGCCAAGTATCCGGAACTCGCGACGCTGCGGCGGCTCCTGACGCCCTACGTGGCGGAACTGCAGTAG
- the vanZ gene encoding VanZ family protein, which yields MAGYWGPVTLYAVLIFWGSSISNPPEDISSMLKVFSDKWLHFCEYGVLGALSYRACRHAAGPWVARRALVVAVAGATLYGLSDEIHQLFVPFRDGNGWDLLADALGAWLGAWGWRWFERRQPSASASSLTA from the coding sequence ATGGCTGGCTATTGGGGCCCGGTCACGTTATATGCGGTGCTTATTTTCTGGGGATCGTCCATCTCGAATCCGCCGGAAGACATTTCGTCGATGCTCAAGGTGTTCTCCGACAAGTGGCTGCACTTCTGCGAGTATGGCGTGTTGGGGGCGTTAAGTTACCGCGCCTGCCGCCATGCGGCCGGGCCATGGGTCGCGCGGCGGGCGCTGGTTGTGGCGGTGGCTGGTGCGACTCTTTATGGTCTCAGCGACGAAATCCATCAGCTCTTCGTTCCCTTCCGAGACGGCAACGGTTGGGACTTGCTGGCCGATGCGCTTGGTGCCTGGCTGGGAGCGTGGGGGTGGCGCTGGTTCGAGCGACGCCAACCGTCCGCTTCCGCGTCGTCGCTCACTGCCTGA
- a CDS encoding sigma-54-dependent Fis family transcriptional regulator, which translates to MKAKVLIVDDDQDIVTMLQDRLDASGYKTLTAGDGQRGLELIEQESPNLVLLDLYLPRLKGMDVLKRMAQHRQIEDIPVIVMTAAGTIPDAVEAMRQGAYDFLTKPLDKDHLLIVIQKALERDTLKRQVAALRSDLQNRYATIVGESPKIKAIIDSAQRAAKSDASILLLGESGTGKELFARSIHQWSPRQSMPMVVINCVALTETLLENELFGHERGAFTGADRQQKGKLEMADGGTVFLDEIGDMSMPLQAKLLRVLQDKEFQRVGGTRPVSVNIRFVAATNKDLRQAVKAGQFREDLFFRLNVVSFTLPPLRERSEDIPMLAEFFLKRHAVEAKRPGMTLSVGARSALTHYAWPGNIRELDNVISRAVVLSAGDVIEPETLALSQDEGAGKGSMDHALPYLNLTYHESMEAHSAYIIERALERAAGNQTKAAEFLDLQRTYLARLIKQRKPTPNEQ; encoded by the coding sequence ATGAAGGCCAAGGTGCTGATCGTCGATGACGATCAAGACATCGTCACGATGCTGCAGGATCGACTGGATGCCAGCGGGTACAAGACCCTCACGGCCGGCGATGGACAACGGGGTCTGGAGCTCATCGAGCAGGAATCCCCCAACCTGGTCTTGCTGGATCTCTATCTCCCGCGCCTCAAGGGCATGGACGTGCTCAAGCGCATGGCGCAGCACCGTCAGATCGAGGACATTCCCGTCATCGTCATGACGGCCGCGGGCACCATCCCGGACGCCGTCGAGGCCATGCGGCAAGGCGCGTATGATTTCCTCACCAAGCCGCTCGATAAGGACCATCTTCTGATCGTCATTCAGAAGGCACTGGAACGCGACACTTTGAAGCGGCAGGTGGCGGCCCTGCGGTCGGACCTTCAGAATCGCTATGCCACCATCGTCGGGGAAAGCCCCAAAATCAAGGCCATCATCGACTCGGCGCAACGGGCCGCAAAATCGGATGCCAGCATCCTTCTGCTGGGGGAGAGCGGAACCGGCAAGGAGCTCTTCGCCAGGTCCATCCATCAATGGAGCCCGCGGCAGAGCATGCCCATGGTGGTCATCAACTGCGTGGCGCTCACGGAAACGCTCCTGGAAAACGAACTCTTCGGCCACGAACGCGGCGCCTTCACGGGAGCGGACCGCCAACAGAAGGGCAAGCTTGAAATGGCGGACGGCGGAACCGTCTTTCTCGACGAGATCGGCGACATGTCCATGCCCTTACAGGCCAAGCTCCTACGCGTACTGCAGGACAAGGAGTTCCAGCGAGTCGGCGGCACCAGGCCCGTGTCGGTCAATATCCGGTTCGTCGCCGCTACCAACAAGGATCTGCGGCAGGCCGTGAAGGCGGGGCAGTTCCGCGAAGACCTCTTTTTCCGGCTCAACGTGGTGAGTTTCACCCTTCCCCCCTTGCGGGAACGCAGCGAAGACATCCCGATGCTGGCCGAGTTCTTTCTTAAGCGGCATGCCGTCGAGGCGAAACGGCCCGGCATGACCTTGAGCGTGGGAGCCCGCTCCGCCCTCACCCACTATGCCTGGCCCGGCAACATACGTGAACTGGATAATGTGATCTCTCGAGCCGTAGTGTTGAGCGCCGGCGATGTGATTGAACCGGAGACGTTGGCCTTGTCGCAGGACGAAGGAGCAGGAAAAGGCAGCATGGACCATGCGCTCCCCTACTTGAACCTGACCTACCACGAATCGATGGAAGCGCACAGCGCATACATCATCGAGCGGGCGCTCGAGCGGGCGGCGGGCAACCAGACCAAGGCGGCGGAGTTTCTCGACCTCCAACGCACCTATCTCGCCCGCTTGATCAAGCAGCGGAAACCCACCCCGAACGAGCAATAG